In Candidatus Poribacteria bacterium, the following proteins share a genomic window:
- a CDS encoding GHMP kinase: MKFREGWFDSGEDVFLSRAPGRLDVMGGIADYSGSNVFEMPLRNAVTVGCQRRKDDKLRVLSLNAEEEGFDPKVELSIYDLFKSYDQLRSLFSFNPKRRWAGYVLGVFPVLIHEGIVRRFPCGANILIDSTVPMGAGISSSAALEVASMSSILACYGLKLDPMRIASLCQIVENRIVGAPCGIMDQITSVMGRRNRLISILCRPGEVLEQVEIPDFIRFVGINSRVKRSTAGEAYTKTRTATFMGFTIILHELKLEAKYLCEVSPEEFRGELAQVLPLRMKGEEFLRRYGDTVDTVTEVNPYEIYRVRSCTEHPIYENRRVERFIKLIKSLSRFDSLKDAIPTLRKAGSLMYSSHWSYKYRAGLGCREVDMIVRFARKLGVEMGIFGAKITGGGGGGTVAVMCSSDSDWALEEICSRYRSATGLKPDLFIGSSDGAALYGIEVHRTGR, encoded by the coding sequence GTGAAATTTAGGGAAGGATGGTTCGACTCCGGCGAGGATGTCTTTCTCTCCCGCGCCCCGGGAAGGCTGGACGTCATGGGCGGGATCGCCGACTATAGCGGCTCGAACGTCTTCGAGATGCCCCTGAGGAACGCCGTCACCGTCGGATGCCAGCGCAGGAAGGACGATAAGCTCCGGGTGCTGAGCCTGAACGCCGAGGAAGAGGGGTTCGATCCGAAGGTGGAGCTTTCCATCTACGACCTGTTCAAGTCCTACGATCAACTCCGCTCCCTATTCTCATTTAATCCCAAGAGAAGATGGGCCGGATATGTGCTGGGGGTCTTCCCCGTCCTGATACATGAGGGAATTGTGAGGCGGTTCCCGTGTGGGGCGAACATCCTGATAGACAGCACCGTCCCTATGGGAGCAGGGATAAGCTCGTCGGCGGCGCTGGAAGTCGCATCGATGAGCTCAATACTGGCGTGTTACGGCCTGAAACTCGATCCGATGAGGATAGCAAGCCTCTGTCAAATCGTGGAGAATCGGATCGTCGGGGCGCCGTGTGGGATCATGGATCAGATAACGTCGGTTATGGGACGTAGAAACAGACTCATATCCATCCTCTGCCGCCCCGGCGAGGTTCTGGAACAGGTCGAAATACCCGATTTCATCCGGTTCGTCGGGATAAACTCCCGCGTCAAAAGGAGCACGGCGGGCGAGGCCTATACGAAAACCAGAACGGCGACCTTCATGGGTTTCACGATCATACTGCATGAGCTCAAGCTGGAGGCGAAGTACCTTTGTGAGGTGTCGCCGGAGGAATTTAGGGGGGAGCTCGCCCAGGTCCTCCCGCTGAGAATGAAAGGGGAGGAGTTCCTCAGACGGTACGGAGACACGGTCGACACCGTCACGGAGGTCAACCCCTATGAGATATATCGCGTTCGGAGCTGCACGGAACATCCGATTTACGAAAACAGAAGGGTCGAGAGATTCATCAAGTTGATCAAATCCCTGAGCCGGTTCGACTCCCTTAAAGATGCGATCCCCACGCTCAGGAAAGCAGGTTCGCTCATGTATAGCTCGCATTGGAGCTATAAATACCGGGCAGGGCTGGGGTGCAGGGAGGTGGATATGATCGTCAGGTTCGCCCGCAAGCTGGGAGTTGAGATGGGGATCTTCGGGGCGAAGATAACCGGGGGAGGAGGTGGCGGGACAGTGGCGGTGATGTGCTCAAGCGATTCCGACTGGGCGCTGGAGGAGATATGCAGCCGATATCGCTCGGCCACGGGCCTTAAACCCGATCTGTTCATCGGATCATCCGATGGGGCGGCGTTATATGGGATCGAAGTGCATCGAACGGGGAGATAG
- a CDS encoding UTP--glucose-1-phosphate uridylyltransferase — protein MKVRKCVIPLAGLGTRMYPLTRVVPKAFLPVIDMDGFAKPALHLMLLEAAESGIEEICLVVRPGQDEMIARYLFDQPPPQIRCRADLFHMEDQREKLGDLVRFAFQDEPHGFGHAVYCARKLVGDNPFVVSLGDHLYRSGSKKRCIAQVMEVFERFSLNVTGLTVVEEDQVRSVGIISGQFLPGEDRILKLERLVEKPDPSYARENLKIEGINGYLGNFGIDVLRPSVFDVLERMIAETPSEHEVQLRDAMDELVGSEGMLGYIVEGERFDIGTPLEYLKSLIRWHQGVSSWLISSLDRYIQGEFER, from the coding sequence ATGAAGGTCAGAAAATGCGTCATCCCTCTTGCCGGGCTCGGCACGAGGATGTATCCCCTCACAAGAGTAGTTCCCAAGGCTTTCCTTCCGGTGATAGACATGGATGGATTTGCCAAGCCCGCCCTCCATCTCATGTTGCTTGAGGCAGCGGAATCGGGGATCGAGGAGATCTGCCTGGTCGTTCGTCCCGGACAGGATGAGATGATAGCGAGATACCTGTTCGACCAACCGCCTCCTCAAATACGTTGTAGGGCAGATCTATTTCACATGGAGGATCAGAGGGAAAAGCTGGGGGATCTCGTCAGATTCGCCTTTCAGGACGAGCCACATGGTTTCGGCCATGCCGTATACTGCGCCAGGAAACTTGTGGGAGATAACCCGTTCGTCGTGAGCTTAGGTGACCATCTCTATCGCTCAGGCTCCAAGAAACGATGTATCGCCCAGGTTATGGAGGTCTTCGAGAGGTTTTCCCTCAACGTCACGGGATTGACGGTCGTCGAGGAGGATCAGGTTCGATCCGTGGGAATTATATCGGGTCAGTTTCTGCCGGGCGAAGATCGCATCCTGAAGCTCGAAAGGTTGGTGGAAAAGCCAGATCCATCCTATGCCAGAGAGAACCTTAAAATCGAAGGGATCAACGGGTATCTCGGCAATTTCGGGATAGACGTGTTGAGACCAAGCGTATTCGATGTGCTCGAGAGGATGATCGCCGAAACGCCCTCTGAACATGAGGTCCAACTGCGCGACGCGATGGATGAGCTTGTAGGATCGGAGGGCATGCTGGGATACATCGTCGAAGGCGAGAGGTTCGACATCGGCACCCCTTTGGAATACCTGAAAAGCCTGATTCGATGGCATCAAGGTGTTTCTTCTTGGCTCATATCATCGCTGGACCGCTACATTCAAGGGGAATTTGAGCGATAG
- a CDS encoding right-handed parallel beta-helix repeat-containing protein, with protein sequence MEWLVMAVTMGIITAMNGPKGLVLYVSIDGDDGWSGRLPEPNAEENDGPFATLERARDEIRRLKAEGKLKGSVTVFVRGGRYYLDKPFKLTSEDSGTPDTPILYRAYPGEEVRLIGGKPVSNWQPVTDRSILGRLDESARGKVMQADLRSIGITDYGRPSGGGLELFFNDKPMTLARYPNEGFMHIADVVAHDGHQIHGIKGSKIGKFYYEGDRPKRWVGEKDPWLHGYWFWDWSDQRHRIESIDTERRIISVAPPYHSYGYRKGQWFYAYNILAELDSPGEWYLDRESGILYFWPPGDIENGCPTVSTVSTLVEMRDVSHVTLQGFTLEVARGNAITIANGEEDRIIDCTIRNIHGWAVRISGGKGDKVTGCEIYNIGHGGIALSGGDRRRLIPAGHLAENNHIHHYGLWKRMYTPAVSLSGVGNRARHNLIHDAPHQAIAFSGNDHLIEFNEIHHVCLESNDAGAIYSGRDWTWRGTVIRYNFFHHINGFQNRGCMGVYLDDMLCGTIIYGNVFYRVTRAAFIGGGRDNIVENNIFVECNPAVHVDARAMGWASYHVNTTMVERLNRVPYKKPPWSERYPELVNILEDEPAAPKGNRIIRNVCWRGKWLEIEGKAKPYVRFEENLIDQNPLFVDAEKMDFRLRPDSPAYKIGFKPIPFEKIGLYRSNSP encoded by the coding sequence ATGGAATGGCTGGTGATGGCCGTAACGATGGGGATAATCACGGCGATGAACGGGCCTAAAGGCCTCGTTCTCTACGTCTCCATAGATGGCGATGATGGATGGTCCGGAAGGCTTCCTGAGCCGAACGCTGAGGAGAACGACGGGCCGTTTGCCACCCTGGAACGGGCCCGCGATGAGATCCGAAGGCTGAAGGCCGAGGGGAAACTGAAGGGCAGCGTGACGGTCTTCGTGCGCGGAGGAAGATATTACTTGGATAAACCCTTCAAGCTGACCTCTGAGGACTCCGGCACGCCCGACACGCCTATCCTCTATAGAGCCTATCCGGGTGAGGAGGTCAGGCTGATCGGCGGCAAACCGGTGTCGAACTGGCAGCCGGTCACCGATCGCTCTATACTGGGCCGCTTGGATGAATCGGCCAGGGGAAAGGTCATGCAGGCCGATCTGCGTTCCATCGGGATAACCGATTACGGCCGGCCAAGCGGCGGTGGTCTGGAGCTTTTCTTCAACGACAAACCCATGACGCTGGCGCGGTATCCGAACGAGGGATTCATGCATATCGCCGACGTGGTCGCCCATGATGGACATCAGATCCACGGCATCAAGGGCAGCAAGATCGGAAAGTTCTATTATGAGGGCGATCGGCCCAAACGGTGGGTCGGTGAGAAGGACCCATGGTTGCATGGATACTGGTTCTGGGACTGGTCCGATCAGCGACATAGGATCGAGTCGATAGATACTGAGAGACGGATTATCTCCGTCGCTCCGCCCTATCATAGCTATGGATATCGCAAGGGCCAATGGTTTTACGCATATAACATCCTCGCCGAGCTGGACAGCCCCGGCGAGTGGTATCTCGACCGGGAGAGCGGCATCCTCTACTTCTGGCCGCCCGGCGATATCGAAAACGGATGCCCGACGGTTTCCACTGTCTCCACGTTGGTGGAGATGAGGGATGTCTCACATGTGACGCTTCAGGGATTTACCCTGGAGGTGGCGCGGGGCAACGCCATCACGATCGCAAACGGCGAGGAGGATCGAATCATCGACTGCACCATCCGTAATATCCATGGATGGGCGGTGCGGATCTCCGGCGGGAAAGGGGATAAGGTGACGGGATGTGAGATCTACAACATCGGCCACGGCGGCATAGCCCTGAGCGGCGGCGATCGGAGGAGATTGATCCCCGCCGGGCATCTCGCCGAGAACAACCACATCCATCATTACGGCCTGTGGAAGAGGATGTACACCCCCGCCGTCTCATTGAGCGGAGTCGGCAACCGGGCGAGACATAACCTCATCCACGATGCGCCGCACCAGGCGATCGCCTTCAGCGGAAACGATCATCTGATCGAGTTCAACGAGATCCACCACGTCTGCCTCGAATCCAACGACGCCGGGGCGATCTACAGCGGACGGGATTGGACATGGCGGGGGACCGTCATCCGATACAACTTCTTCCATCACATCAACGGATTTCAGAATCGGGGATGTATGGGCGTTTATCTGGATGATATGTTGTGCGGCACGATCATCTACGGCAACGTCTTCTATCGCGTGACCCGCGCCGCTTTCATCGGCGGCGGAAGGGATAACATCGTGGAGAACAACATCTTTGTGGAATGTAACCCTGCCGTGCATGTGGATGCTCGTGCGATGGGATGGGCATCTTATCACGTGAACACGACGATGGTGGAACGGTTGAACAGGGTGCCGTATAAGAAGCCGCCCTGGAGCGAGAGGTATCCAGAGCTGGTGAACATCCTGGAGGACGAGCCGGCCGCGCCCAAGGGGAACAGGATCATCCGTAACGTCTGCTGGAGAGGGAAATGGCTGGAGATCGAGGGGAAGGCGAAACCATATGTGCGATTTGAGGAAAACCTCATCGATCAAAACCCGCTCTTCGTAGATGCCGAGAAGATGGATTTCCGCCTGCGCCCCGATTCACCGGCATATAAGATCGGATTTAAGCCCATCCCCTTCGAGAAGATAGGGCTCTATCGCTCAAATTCCCCTTGA
- a CDS encoding prolyl oligopeptidase family serine peptidase — protein sequence MFEREIEIVKTVRLRYLLFLPDEYSRDPRRKWPLILFLHGAGERGDDLDLLKRHGIPKITERWRDFPFIAVSPQCPRYSWWTAEIESLNAFLDHIVESYSVDVSRVYLTGLSMGGFGTWRLAASYPERFAAIAPICGGGDPEWAPRLKDIPVWVFHGAKDEIVPLSESEKMVEALKACGGNVRFTVYPDAGHDSWTQTYENPELYEWLLQHSKGETDQ from the coding sequence ATGTTCGAGAGGGAGATTGAAATAGTCAAAACCGTTCGGCTGAGATATCTCCTCTTTCTACCCGATGAATACAGCAGGGATCCAAGGAGAAAATGGCCACTGATCCTTTTCCTACACGGAGCGGGGGAGAGGGGAGATGACCTGGATCTGCTTAAAAGACATGGAATACCGAAAATCACCGAAAGATGGAGGGATTTTCCGTTTATAGCCGTCTCGCCTCAATGTCCGAGGTATTCATGGTGGACGGCGGAGATAGAATCACTGAACGCCTTCCTGGATCACATCGTGGAGAGCTATTCCGTCGATGTCAGCAGGGTATATCTGACGGGATTGAGCATGGGGGGATTTGGAACCTGGCGGTTGGCCGCCTCATATCCCGAGAGGTTCGCAGCCATAGCTCCTATCTGCGGCGGTGGTGATCCCGAATGGGCGCCGCGGCTGAAGGATATACCGGTATGGGTCTTCCACGGGGCTAAGGATGAGATCGTTCCCTTAAGCGAGTCCGAGAAGATGGTTGAAGCACTGAAAGCCTGCGGCGGGAATGTTCGATTCACCGTCTATCCCGACGCAGGACATGACTCTTGGACGCAGACATATGAAAATCCGGAGCTCTACGAGTGGCTCCTGCAACACTCCAAAGGTGAAACCGATCAGTAA
- a CDS encoding MMPL family transporter — MGMKLNFTNLIAFPLIIGIGIDDGVHLIHRYRMEGWQRIGTVFANTGKAILLTSLTTMIGFGSLMFMTHRGMASMGTVLVIGIGSCLITTVLILSPAFRVTRFSGSKSPQ; from the coding sequence TTGGGCATGAAGTTGAACTTCACCAACCTCATAGCCTTCCCGCTCATAATCGGCATAGGCATAGACGACGGCGTTCATCTGATACATCGATATCGAATGGAAGGATGGCAGAGGATCGGGACGGTCTTTGCCAACACCGGCAAGGCGATCCTTCTCACATCTCTGACCACGATGATCGGATTCGGCTCCTTGATGTTTATGACTCACAGGGGCATGGCGAGCATGGGAACGGTTCTGGTCATCGGCATCGGCTCATGTCTCATAACGACGGTGTTGATCCTATCACCGGCCTTTAGGGTGACCAGATTCTCCGGATCTAAGAGCCCTCAATGA
- a CDS encoding AI-2E family transporter: MRDLDSKDILTLAIAICVVVSALIAYGFSLKAIFNPVVLYLSVLYLLWPYRSSGIGGRLIVIMTVLLAVWGIYKLGRTLSPFLVGLGLAYMFDPLVVKLERYIPRSVGIALVMMALVIFVLGMAFFIAFPAVKQMIGLTNLIYDFYTSKVVPYLSRGGGADESPMRQILDAVMTDFKSRVPQIASSIGGYTFKLFSNVASALLSILGFIVVPVITFYMLSEIKALKGFAARVVDRSPRSGMIKDFLRDVDESLSQFLRGQLAVSSLVALLTSFGLFIIGLLGPTDLRNYALLVGIIAGIANMIPYIGAILGAIPGVLICLSSPGYRWYFLVAVIGWFFVVQFTEGNFISPKLMGRTLNLNPVLILVAVFIGSDLIGPVGMLLAIPSVCVIRAGVRTGIRMVKAETKG; the protein is encoded by the coding sequence ATGAGGGATCTGGATTCGAAGGATATATTGACGTTAGCGATAGCCATATGCGTGGTGGTTTCGGCCCTGATCGCATATGGCTTTTCGCTTAAGGCCATATTTAACCCCGTTGTCCTCTATCTGAGCGTTCTCTATCTGCTATGGCCCTACCGTTCAAGCGGGATAGGCGGAAGGCTGATAGTAATTATGACCGTCCTGCTTGCCGTGTGGGGGATATACAAGCTTGGCAGGACGCTCTCACCCTTTCTGGTCGGGTTGGGACTGGCGTATATGTTCGATCCGCTTGTGGTCAAGCTTGAACGGTATATACCGCGCTCCGTGGGGATAGCGCTGGTGATGATGGCTTTGGTGATATTCGTTCTGGGTATGGCTTTCTTCATAGCCTTCCCCGCCGTCAAACAGATGATAGGATTGACCAACCTGATCTACGATTTTTACACCAGCAAGGTCGTTCCCTATCTGAGCCGGGGTGGAGGTGCGGATGAAAGCCCGATGAGGCAGATACTGGACGCCGTGATGACGGACTTCAAATCGAGGGTTCCACAGATCGCAAGCTCGATCGGCGGTTACACCTTCAAGCTTTTCAGCAACGTCGCAAGCGCATTGCTGAGCATCCTGGGGTTTATCGTCGTTCCCGTCATAACGTTCTACATGCTGAGCGAGATCAAGGCGTTGAAGGGTTTCGCCGCCAGGGTAGTGGATAGAAGCCCCAGAAGTGGGATGATCAAGGATTTTCTCAGGGATGTCGATGAGAGCCTCTCGCAGTTCCTCAGGGGACAGTTGGCCGTTTCCTCGCTGGTGGCGCTGTTGACAAGCTTCGGGCTTTTCATAATAGGGCTCCTGGGTCCGACCGATCTCAGGAACTACGCCCTTTTGGTTGGGATAATAGCCGGCATAGCCAACATGATCCCATATATCGGGGCGATCTTGGGGGCTATACCGGGGGTGCTGATCTGCCTCTCATCGCCGGGATACAGATGGTATTTCCTCGTGGCGGTCATCGGATGGTTTTTCGTCGTCCAGTTCACAGAGGGGAACTTCATATCTCCGAAATTGATGGGCAGAACGCTCAACCTGAACCCGGTTTTAATCCTCGTGGCCGTTTTCATCGGGAGCGACCTCATCGGGCCCGTGGGTATGCTGCTGGCCATTCCCTCCGTCTGCGTTATAAGGGCCGGAGTAAGAACGGGGATCAGGATGGTGAAGGCGGAGACGAAGGGATGA
- a CDS encoding Uma2 family endonuclease produces MQPVILQERLKFTYEDYLKLPDDGKVYQIIDGEVFMVPAPTPNHQRIALQMAIRLSAFVNEKGLGEVFIAPCDVVLSEENIVQPDILFISSQRAHIIGERYISGPPDLVVEILSPGTEKIDRVLKRGLYERYGVKELWFVSPERREIQVLRLVRGKFVEHGRFGVGETLTSPLLSGLKFDIDEVFADR; encoded by the coding sequence ATTCAGCCTGTTATCTTGCAGGAGAGATTGAAGTTCACCTATGAGGATTATCTCAAGCTGCCGGATGACGGCAAGGTGTATCAGATCATCGACGGGGAGGTTTTCATGGTCCCTGCTCCCACTCCAAATCATCAGAGGATAGCCCTGCAGATGGCTATCAGGTTAAGCGCATTTGTAAATGAGAAAGGATTAGGCGAGGTGTTCATCGCCCCCTGTGACGTGGTTCTCTCTGAGGAGAACATCGTCCAGCCGGATATCTTGTTCATCTCATCCCAAAGAGCCCATATCATCGGCGAGAGATACATCTCTGGACCGCCCGATCTCGTGGTGGAGATCCTCTCGCCCGGCACGGAGAAGATAGACAGGGTTCTCAAGAGAGGGCTTTATGAGAGATACGGCGTCAAAGAGCTATGGTTCGTTTCACCTGAGAGGAGGGAGATTCAGGTCCTGAGGCTCGTGAGGGGTAAGTTCGTCGAACATGGGAGGTTCGGCGTAGGCGAAACCCTCACCTCCCCCCTGCTGTCCGGTTTGAAATTCGATATAGATGAGGTTTTCGCCGATCGATGA
- a CDS encoding Uma2 family endonuclease encodes MIDVQAAVSQERLKFTYEDYLKLPDDGKVYQIIDGEVFMAPAPTPKHQVICGRIWSVLSNFIRLRELGEVIFAPCDVVLSEENVVQPDILFVSSQRAHIIGERYISGPPDLVVEILSPGTEKIDRVLKRGLYERYGVKELWFVSPERREIQVLRLVRGKFVEHGRFGVGETLTSPLLSGLKFDIDEVLI; translated from the coding sequence GTGATCGACGTTCAAGCTGCGGTTTCACAAGAGAGATTGAAGTTCACCTATGAGGATTATCTCAAGCTGCCGGATGACGGCAAGGTGTATCAGATCATCGACGGGGAGGTTTTCATGGCCCCTGCTCCCACCCCCAAACATCAGGTGATATGCGGAAGGATATGGTCTGTGCTCTCAAACTTTATACGCCTCAGAGAACTCGGAGAGGTGATATTTGCCCCCTGCGATGTGGTGCTTTCGGAGGAGAACGTCGTCCAGCCGGATATCCTGTTCGTCTCATCCCAAAGAGCCCATATCATCGGCGAGAGATACATCTCCGGCCCGCCCGATCTCGTGGTGGAGATCCTCTCGCCCGGCACGGAGAAGATAGATAGGGTTCTCAAGAGAGGACTCTATGAGCGATACGGCGTCAAAGAGCTATGGTTTGTTTCACCTGAGAGGAGGGAGATTCAGGTCTTGAGACTCGTGAGGGGTAAATTCGTCGAACATGGGAGGTTCGGCGTAGGCGAAACCCTCACCTCCCCCCTGCTGTCCGGTTTGAAATTCGATATAGATGAGGTTCTCATCTAA
- the aspS gene encoding aspartate--tRNA ligase, with product MLKRKRTHYCGELRMKDVGSEVVLMGWVQRRRDHGGLIFIDLRDRTGLIQVVFSQDIDPEAHQLAHRLRNEYVICVTGKLRRRPEDTINPNIPTGEVEVAGYELQILNTSETPPFMIEDNLNVAEEIKLKYRYLDLRRPRMFRNLLIRHKAALSVRKYMDEQGFLEVETPVLTKSTPEGARDFLIPSRLHPGKFYAMPQSPQLFKQMLMIAGIDKYFQIVKCYRDEDLRADRQPEFTQIDIELSFADQDDVFAVTEGLVKRMFKEAAGIDLEIPFPRYTYQEVMSRYGSDKPDTRFGMELVDVSDIVSESEFRVFTEVLKGGGQVKGLVAPGCAGLSRSQIDELTKFVKIYKAKGLAWMRVTPDGIDSPIRKFFPEGCLSALVERMRGQAGDMLFFVADRPKIVADALGNLRLRLGNQLGLIDEGQFSFLWVTDFPLFQWNEEENRWDSEHHPFTAPNYEDLDLLGEDPGRVRSQSYDLVVNGTEVASGSVRIHDMNLQRKIFEILQLGEEDIEVRFGFFLEALKYGAPPHAGIALGFDRLVMMMAGGESLRDVIPFPKTQRGICLVTGAPSKVTPQQLEELRISVEDIQEEEV from the coding sequence ATGTTGAAGAGAAAGAGAACCCATTACTGCGGCGAGTTAAGGATGAAGGACGTCGGAAGTGAGGTCGTCCTCATGGGATGGGTGCAGCGGAGGAGGGATCACGGCGGACTGATATTCATAGATCTCCGAGATAGAACCGGCCTGATACAGGTCGTCTTCAGTCAGGATATAGATCCTGAGGCACATCAGCTCGCCCACAGGCTCAGGAACGAATACGTCATATGCGTCACGGGAAAGCTGCGCAGACGGCCCGAGGACACGATCAACCCCAACATCCCCACCGGCGAGGTCGAGGTGGCGGGATATGAGCTGCAGATATTGAATACCTCTGAAACCCCGCCCTTCATGATAGAGGACAACCTGAACGTGGCCGAGGAGATAAAGCTCAAATATCGATATCTGGACCTGCGAAGGCCAAGGATGTTCCGCAACCTCCTCATCCGACACAAGGCCGCGCTCTCAGTCCGGAAGTACATGGACGAGCAGGGGTTCCTGGAGGTGGAGACGCCCGTCCTGACCAAAAGCACTCCCGAGGGCGCCCGTGATTTCCTGATCCCCAGTCGTCTTCATCCGGGCAAGTTCTACGCCATGCCCCAGTCGCCTCAGCTTTTCAAACAGATGCTCATGATCGCCGGAATAGACAAATACTTCCAGATAGTCAAATGTTATCGTGACGAGGACCTCCGCGCCGACAGACAGCCTGAGTTCACGCAGATAGACATCGAGCTCTCCTTCGCCGATCAGGATGACGTGTTCGCCGTCACCGAGGGATTGGTTAAAAGGATGTTCAAGGAGGCGGCCGGGATCGATCTGGAGATCCCCTTCCCGAGATACACCTATCAGGAGGTTATGAGCCGATACGGGTCGGACAAGCCCGACACCCGATTCGGCATGGAGCTGGTGGACGTCTCGGACATCGTGAGTGAAAGCGAATTCAGGGTCTTCACCGAGGTTCTGAAGGGTGGCGGACAGGTGAAGGGATTGGTTGCCCCGGGCTGTGCGGGGCTCTCCAGAAGCCAGATAGATGAGCTTACTAAGTTCGTAAAGATCTACAAGGCCAAAGGGCTAGCATGGATGAGGGTGACGCCGGACGGGATAGACTCGCCGATCAGGAAGTTCTTCCCCGAGGGCTGCCTCAGCGCTCTCGTGGAGCGGATGAGGGGACAGGCCGGAGATATGCTTTTCTTCGTGGCCGACAGGCCCAAGATCGTCGCCGATGCCCTCGGCAATCTGAGGCTGAGGCTGGGGAATCAGTTGGGGCTGATAGATGAAGGCCAGTTTAGCTTCCTCTGGGTGACCGACTTCCCGCTCTTTCAGTGGAACGAGGAGGAGAACAGATGGGATTCGGAACATCATCCCTTCACGGCGCCGAACTACGAGGATCTGGATCTGCTGGGTGAGGATCCAGGCAGGGTCAGATCTCAGTCTTATGACCTCGTCGTCAACGGCACTGAGGTCGCAAGCGGCAGCGTGAGGATTCACGATATGAATCTGCAGCGCAAGATCTTCGAGATCCTCCAGCTTGGCGAGGAGGACATCGAGGTGCGATTCGGCTTTTTCCTCGAGGCCCTCAAATACGGCGCCCCACCTCACGCGGGAATCGCCCTGGGGTTTGACAGATTGGTGATGATGATGGCCGGAGGGGAATCCCTACGCGACGTCATCCCGTTCCCAAAGACTCAACGTGGGATATGTCTAGTGACGGGCGCTCCGTCGAAAGTGACGCCACAGCAGCTCGAGGAGCTCCGTATAAGCGTCGAGGATATCCAGGAGGAAGAGGTGTGA
- a CDS encoding histidine--tRNA ligase → MRVKAVRGTRDITPGEMAKWRYVEEVARDIFRRYGYREIRTPTFEHTELFIKGTGETTDIVEKEMYTFTDKGGRSITLRPEGTPAIVRACLENGLLSSLPVLKLAYIGQMFRYDRPQAGRYREFWQIGVEAFGSDNPAIDAEVTQLAYQLMKEVGLKGLSLDINSIGCNRCRPRYVEHLREFGRRHIDRLCGKCADRLDRNPLRILDCKEERCRIATKEAPVILDYLCDECRSHFDGLKRYLEELDVPYSVNPRIVRGLDYYTRTVFEITAEGLGAQNAVVGGGRYDYLVEQMGGKPTPALGFAAGLDRIIASLDAQGFRFPIAEGIDCFVAVIDEAFGDALRLTDKLRSEGLSVEMEFRGRSLRAQMKTADKLKARFVAIVGGEEMKEGKVALRNMETGEQTDVPFDQVARVLEGRCSM, encoded by the coding sequence ATGAGGGTAAAGGCGGTAAGAGGGACAAGGGATATCACTCCGGGTGAGATGGCGAAATGGCGATACGTCGAGGAGGTCGCCAGGGATATCTTCAGGAGATACGGCTATAGGGAGATACGCACGCCGACCTTCGAACACACTGAGCTTTTCATAAAGGGGACGGGCGAGACGACGGATATCGTCGAAAAGGAGATGTACACCTTCACCGATAAGGGTGGAAGGAGCATCACGCTTCGGCCGGAGGGAACGCCGGCGATAGTGAGGGCATGTCTGGAAAACGGTCTTCTCAGCTCCCTGCCCGTGCTGAAGCTGGCATACATCGGACAGATGTTTCGATACGATAGGCCCCAGGCCGGCAGATATAGGGAGTTCTGGCAGATAGGTGTCGAGGCGTTCGGATCCGATAACCCCGCAATCGATGCCGAGGTGACCCAGCTGGCATACCAGCTCATGAAGGAGGTCGGCCTTAAGGGGCTCTCCCTCGATATCAATAGCATCGGCTGTAACAGATGTAGGCCGAGATATGTCGAGCATCTCAGGGAGTTCGGGAGAAGACATATCGATAGGCTATGTGGGAAATGCGCGGATCGGCTTGATCGAAATCCGCTGAGGATATTGGATTGTAAGGAGGAAAGGTGCAGGATCGCTACAAAGGAGGCGCCTGTCATTCTGGATTATCTCTGCGATGAATGCAGATCGCATTTCGATGGGCTTAAAAGGTATCTCGAGGAGCTTGATGTCCCGTACAGTGTGAATCCTAGGATCGTGCGAGGGCTGGATTACTACACCAGGACGGTCTTTGAGATCACCGCCGAAGGGTTGGGGGCGCAAAACGCCGTCGTAGGCGGTGGTAGATATGACTATCTGGTGGAGCAGATGGGCGGCAAGCCCACACCCGCATTGGGATTCGCCGCCGGACTGGATAGGATTATCGCCTCGCTCGACGCCCAGGGGTTTAGGTTCCCAATCGCCGAGGGAATCGACTGTTTCGTGGCCGTCATAGATGAAGCTTTCGGGGATGCGCTGAGGCTGACGGATAAACTCAGAAGCGAAGGGCTCTCGGTCGAGATGGAGTTTCGGGGCCGAAGCCTCAGGGCGCAGATGAAAACGGCCGATAAGCTTAAGGCGAGGTTCGTCGCCATAGTCGGCGGCGAGGAGATGAAGGAAGGAAAGGTGGCCCTTAGAAATATGGAGACGGGTGAGCAAACCGATGTCCCCTTCGACCAGGTGGCGAGGGTTTTAGAGGGGCGGTGTAGCATGTAG